In the genome of Polaribacter atrinae, one region contains:
- a CDS encoding bifunctional aconitate hydratase 2/2-methylisocitrate dehydratase, which translates to MSIYKDYLKQIEERKEQGLHPQPIDSAELLSKIIEQIKDLENEYREESLNFFIYNVLPGTTSAAGVKAQFLKEIILGESIVKEITTSSAFEQLSHMKGGPSIKVLLDLALGSDAAIAEQAADVLKTQVFLYEADTVRLEEAFNKGNKIAIDLIKSYANAEFFTKLPEIEEKIDVVTFIAGVGDISTDLLSPGGDAHSRSDRELHGQCLFEHNKEQQAELKALQAQHPDKRVMLIAEKGTMGVGSSRMSGVNNVALWTGIKASPYVPFINIAPVIAGTNGISPIFLTTVGVTGGIGLDLKNWVQQKDAEGNTIRDENGDPVLKEEYSVATGTVLTINTKEKKLYNGDTELKDISAAFTPQKMEFMKAGGSYAVVFGKKLQTFASKVLGIDVVPVYAPSKEISIEGQGLTAVEKIFNKNAVGTTPGKVLHAGSDVRVEVNIVGSQDTTGLMTSQELEMMAATVISPIVDGAYQSGCHTASVWDDKSKANIPRLMSFMNDFGLITGRDPKGKYFPMTDVIHKVLNDLTVGDWDIIIGGDSHTRMSKGVAFGADSGTVALALATGEASMPIPQSVKVTFKGQMKSYMDFRDVVHATQAQMLKQFGGENVFQGRIIEVHIGTLTSDEAFTFTDWTAEMKAKASICISEDDTLIESLEIAKGRIQIMIDKGMDNAKQVLKGLVEKANTRITELKTGIKPSLRPDANAKYHAEVVIDLDEIAEPMIADPDVNNEDVSKRYTHDNIRPLSYYGGTKKVDLGFVGSCMVHKGDMKILAQMLKNVEAQYGKVEFKAPLVVAPPTYNIVDELKAEGDWDVLVKYSGFEFDDNAPKGVARTGYENMLYLERPGCNLCMGNQEKAAPGDTVMATSTRLFQGRVVKDSGEKKGESLLSSTPVVVLSTILGRTPTMAEYEAAVDGIVLTKFKPSQKQLVR; encoded by the coding sequence ATGAGTATTTATAAAGACTACCTTAAACAGATAGAAGAACGTAAAGAGCAAGGACTTCATCCACAACCAATTGATAGTGCAGAATTATTAAGCAAAATCATAGAACAAATTAAAGATTTAGAAAACGAGTACAGGGAAGAATCTTTGAACTTTTTTATCTATAACGTTTTACCAGGAACCACAAGTGCTGCTGGTGTAAAAGCTCAATTTTTAAAGGAAATTATTTTAGGTGAATCAATTGTAAAAGAAATTACAACTTCTTCTGCATTTGAGCAATTATCACACATGAAAGGTGGTCCATCTATAAAAGTGTTATTAGATTTAGCTTTGGGATCAGATGCTGCGATTGCAGAACAAGCTGCAGATGTATTAAAAACACAAGTTTTTCTTTACGAAGCAGATACAGTACGTTTAGAAGAAGCATTTAATAAAGGTAATAAAATTGCAATTGATCTTATTAAAAGTTACGCAAATGCAGAGTTTTTTACAAAATTACCAGAAATAGAAGAAAAAATAGATGTTGTTACATTTATCGCAGGAGTAGGTGATATTTCTACAGATTTATTATCTCCAGGTGGTGATGCACACTCTCGTTCAGATAGAGAATTACATGGTCAATGTTTATTCGAACATAATAAAGAACAACAAGCAGAATTAAAAGCTTTACAAGCGCAACATCCTGACAAACGTGTGATGTTAATTGCAGAAAAAGGAACAATGGGTGTTGGGTCTTCTAGAATGTCAGGTGTAAATAACGTAGCGTTATGGACAGGTATTAAAGCTAGCCCATATGTACCATTTATAAATATTGCTCCGGTAATTGCTGGTACAAACGGAATTTCACCAATTTTCTTAACTACAGTTGGTGTAACAGGTGGTATTGGTTTAGACCTTAAAAACTGGGTACAACAAAAAGATGCTGAAGGCAACACTATTCGTGATGAAAATGGAGATCCAGTATTAAAAGAAGAGTATTCTGTAGCAACAGGTACAGTTCTTACAATTAATACAAAAGAGAAAAAATTATATAACGGAGATACAGAATTAAAAGATATTTCTGCAGCATTTACACCACAAAAAATGGAGTTTATGAAAGCAGGTGGTTCTTACGCTGTTGTTTTCGGTAAAAAATTACAAACCTTTGCGTCTAAAGTATTAGGTATTGATGTAGTGCCAGTGTATGCACCATCAAAAGAAATTTCTATTGAAGGACAAGGTTTAACGGCTGTTGAAAAAATATTCAATAAAAATGCTGTTGGAACTACTCCAGGTAAAGTATTACATGCAGGTTCAGATGTGCGTGTAGAAGTAAACATTGTAGGTTCTCAAGATACTACAGGTTTAATGACATCTCAAGAATTAGAAATGATGGCTGCTACAGTGATCTCTCCAATTGTAGATGGAGCTTACCAATCTGGTTGTCATACAGCTTCTGTTTGGGATGATAAGTCTAAGGCAAACATTCCAAGATTAATGAGTTTTATGAACGATTTTGGTTTAATTACTGGTCGTGATCCTAAAGGGAAATATTTTCCAATGACAGATGTTATTCATAAAGTATTAAACGATCTTACAGTAGGAGATTGGGATATCATTATTGGTGGAGATTCTCATACACGTATGTCTAAAGGTGTTGCATTCGGAGCAGATTCAGGAACCGTTGCCTTGGCATTAGCTACAGGTGAGGCTTCTATGCCAATTCCTCAATCTGTAAAAGTTACTTTTAAAGGACAAATGAAATCTTATATGGATTTCCGTGATGTAGTACACGCTACACAAGCTCAAATGTTAAAGCAATTTGGAGGAGAAAACGTTTTCCAAGGTAGAATCATTGAGGTTCATATTGGTACACTTACTTCAGATGAAGCATTTACATTTACAGATTGGACCGCAGAGATGAAAGCAAAAGCTTCTATCTGTATTTCTGAAGATGATACTTTAATTGAATCTTTAGAGATTGCAAAAGGTCGTATCCAAATCATGATTGATAAAGGTATGGACAATGCAAAACAAGTTCTTAAAGGTCTTGTAGAGAAAGCAAATACTAGAATTACTGAACTTAAAACGGGTATTAAACCATCTTTAAGACCAGATGCAAATGCTAAATATCATGCAGAAGTTGTTATCGATTTAGATGAAATCGCAGAACCAATGATTGCTGATCCAGATGTAAATAATGAAGATGTTTCTAAACGTTATACACATGATAACATTAGACCATTATCTTACTACGGAGGAACTAAAAAAGTAGATTTAGGTTTCGTAGGATCTTGTATGGTTCACAAAGGTGATATGAAAATATTAGCTCAAATGTTAAAGAACGTAGAAGCTCAATATGGTAAAGTTGAATTTAAAGCACCTTTAGTAGTTGCACCACCAACATACAATATTGTTGATGAGTTAAAAGCAGAAGGTGATTGGGATGTTTTAGTAAAATATTCTGGTTTCGAATTCGATGACAACGCACCAAAAGGAGTAGCACGTACAGGATACGAAAACATGTTATATTTAGAGCGTCCAGGTTGTAATTTATGTATGGGTAACCAAGAAAAAGCAGCACCAGGAGATACTGTAATGGCAACATCTACACGTTTATTCCAAGGAAGAGTTGTAAAAGATTCTGGAGAGAAAAAAGGAGAATCTTTATTATCTTCTACACCAGTAGTTGTATTGTCTACAATTTTAGGTAGAACACCAACTATGGCAGAATACGAAGCAGCTGTAGACGGAATTGTTTTAACGAAATTTAAGCCATCTCAAAAACAATTAGTAAGATAA